Below is a window of Corvus cornix cornix isolate S_Up_H32 chromosome 2, ASM73873v5, whole genome shotgun sequence DNA.
tgcatctCAAATTATATTAcatgggaaataaataaaatatttgtatgcaACATTACATCCAATTCtatgaatatttatattttatattgaaaTTAAATATCTCTATTTTATATCTCTATTTTCTATCAATAAATTATTGTGAGGCAACTACGTATcatataattgtattttttacGATATATGTTACATATCCTAATTCTAATTGCAAATATGATATAAAATCCttattatatttatatctgtgatatattaaaaattaaataaacaaaaaatttaaattaaaatatctccaaaaatttaaaatatttaaaataatatccCTATTATCCATCTATAATATGTAATATGATacataatatataataataaaaataatgtcttgGATATTATATAATAATGTATAATATACTATAAATTGTCTCATAtgttattatattatattttcaaGGTATTAATTATATACTAAAAGTATCCAGTTAATATAATAgtaatgattttattattaatatatttgttttaGTAATAATGCATTATTATTCATGTAATTATTAGTTACAGCAATACTATATTAATAATATACTAATActaataaataatgaaatacaagATACTTTGAATTACGCATATACAATAAATCCCCATATATTCCATATATTATGGAATATATCCCCAAACATTCTATTTCTAGAAATGAGAAATGATCgatattaattatatataataatatcGCTGTacataataatatatttataaactcaattatatttataattataaaCAACATAGCGATAAAAATGATACTAATTATATTGAtgctaaaaataatgaaacagtaaaataataataataataattattattattattatataaattTTGCCAAATCTATCTCACCGTTCTTTTATTAACcttattattattaatgttatagttattattattactacaaTTACATAAAATACAAGTCTATCTTGCCCCTATTTAATTATTCCTATTATTATTACTCTTATAATTTTCATTAtcataattattattattattataatcagtattaatattaatattatataaATTACACCAAGTCTATCTCACCCCTATTTAATTAGCCCAATTAATCAACCAGTCCCTCTCTCCCTGTTCTCCCTCTGCCCATCCCAAGGATCCCTCGGGAATTCCGGGCGCTCCCGGAATTTTGGGGAGTCCCTACCCTGGTGCTCCTCGATTTGGGGCTTGGGTTTCTTTCGCAATTTGGGTTTCTTCTTATTGGTCCTTTCCAGGAGGTGGCGGAGGTGCCGCGACACTGGGAAAAAACACCCGGAACGCGGGGACAGCGGGAagtgaggctggaaaaggaacTCACGGGGGGAGGTCATGGCAGCAGCAAACGGAAACGAACATTGGAATTGGAATCAACAATGGAAATTCAAATGAAATcgaaataaaattgaaatggaaaaaaaaatggaaatgcaaattGAAATTCGAAATGAAAATTTgacattaaaatggaaattaaaattaaaatttcaaattgaaatggaaatttgaattggaaattgaaattaaattgaaattaaagtaaaaaattgaagttaaaattgaaattcaaaattaaaattcaaaattaaaatttgaaatggaaattaaaatttgaactggaaatggaaattaaattgaaatgaaaggaaaaaattgaagtgaaattaatattgaaattcaacatttaaatttgaaattaaaatttgaatttgaaattaaaatgtgaaaggaaacgggaatggaaattaaattgaaattcgaaattaaaatttgaaatgaaaattgaaattaaattttgaaattaaatggaaattgaaattaaattggaattaaaacaaaaattgaaactgaaagtaaaaaactgaaatgaaatgaaaattggaatgaaagtaaaaatttgaaatgaaattcaataaaaaactgtgaaatgaaaataaacattgaaattaaaagttgaaatgaaaataaattgagatgaaattaaaattaaaattaaacattgaaattaaaagaagagtTGAAGtgaaaattgaaatgaaaataaaaaattgaaattaaatgaaaaatcaaaatgaaaattgaaattgaaataaaacggaaattaaaaattgaaattaaattaaaatttaaaaactgaaattgaaattaaaattgaaatgaaaattgaaattaaaataaacattgaaagcaaaataaacattgaaatgaaattcaaaaattgaaatgaaattcaaatttaaaaattgaaattaaattaaaattggaattgaaatgaaattgagaaattgaaattaaattaaaagaagaactGAAGTGAAATGCAAATTGAAACGCAAATTGAAAcggaaatgaaaatgaaaataaaatgaaaataaaatggaaataaaaccccaattaaaatgacaatgaaaatgcaaatttaaacaaatgagATGGAattgaaaatgcaaatcaaaacaaatcaacGTCACAACAACAATGAAACCAATCAATGACTCGACACAAAGACAACGAAATTCCGGAAAATGACACGGAACTCAAAATGAGGATGGAATTTGGGAGCGATGTCAGGGACCGGCACTGATTGGATGGGAGCTGTTGTGGGCGGAGCCTTTCCTGAGGTGCCAAATCCAGCGGGAAATGAGTTTGACACGTCTGGTGGGACCAACCCAACCCACCCTGACATTCCTGGAGCTGCATCCCATCGGGAATGGTCCAGCACACGAGGTCGTCTTCACCTTCCATGGACACCTGGGTTGGGATCATCTCCTCGTGTTCCCAAGCTGTGCCACCGTTGTCCCCCAGGAGTTGAAGGGAACCTGGGAACCCCTGGAGCACTTTGGGGTCCATCTCCCAGTGGcaaacccccaaatcctcctgGATCCCCAATTCCACCTCATCCATGACCTACTGAGAGGTGACATCAAGCCATGGGGACATCCAGATCAGCATCAGTGGTGAAGGATTTGGGATAACCAATCCAAGGACTGGAGAGGCTCTCCTAAAATTCCCAAATAACCCCAATTTAGGTCTTCTTTTCCTGCCATGACCAAAAACCTCAGGAGATGGGAATCTTCTGGGTCCCATCTCAACAcgggggatttttttgggatCCAAAGCTACGCAAGAAGAACCATCTGGAGGTGGAAGTGATGGTGAAACCATGGAATTTTGGATCCAAAGCTACTTGAGAAGCTGGAAGAACCATCTGGAGGTGGAAATGATGGTGaaaccatggaatcatggatgggttggaaggaaccatttgggttggaaggaacctctgaaggttgggttggaaggaacttcaGGGGATGGGAGAAGTTCGAGGAGTGGGGATGATGCTGATCCTGCAGCAAAGGTGTCAAAGCTCATTTCCTGTTGGATCTCCCGTTGGATTTCCGGCaaggaggaggctgggaaagCCCCCACACCACTGGGTGCACCTCCAGGAGGGATCTTGGATGAGTTCCTCATCCACCTTTCCATGAGGAGACTCAGCCAAGGGGAAAGGGACCAAATCAATGGGTTGTGAcattatggaatggtttgggttggaagggaccataaagacCATCCAGGGACAACTTCTACTATCCCAGCTcgctccaaaccccatccaacctggcctggaatacttccagggattgAGGATGGGCACAGAAGCCACCGGGCCGCACTTCCTCACTTACCTTTCGTGTCATTCACCGGATCCATGTGCCGGTAAATGTATCCTTCTAGGTAGGAATGGAATTTGGGAGTGGGTGGGAAAAAGGCCAAACAAATGGCCATGAGCTCCCAGCCGCGGGCCAGGCTCTCGTAACGGAAGTTCTCGGTGGTCTGCCGGCACAGCTGGATGTAGAGCTCATCTCGCAGCCCCTGCATGCTCCAACCTTTGGTGGCGATCTCCAAGGCCACGTTGAGCTGGTCCGTCTTGGCCCGCCGGTCGCCCATGTACATCTGGATGAGTTTGAAGATCTCGCACGCCTCCTTCTTGACGTTGCGGTCGTTGGTCATGATCATGGGTTTCTTGATGGATTCGCTGCTCCAGGCCAGCATGTTGGCGATGGAGACCTTCCGTCGGAAGAGCCCTTGGGTGTGCTTGTTGAAGTGCTTGGAGGCCCAGTTCTCAATGTCCGTCTCCGAGGAGGGCTTGCGCAGGTTGAAGGTGGGGAAGACGCAGCTGGCGCTCGGCATCATGTTCCGGGTCTGCCGGCTGCTCTCGAACTGGGCGCAGGCACCGAGGTCCTCGGACTGGGGGACAACAGGGGGACAGGTCAGCGGTGCTGGTGGGATGGGAGCACTGATGGAACGATCGACTGATCAATCGATCGATCAATCAACCAACCAAGAAACCAACAGATCAACAAATGGACCAACCAACCAATgaaccaaccaaccaactgATCAATCAACAAACCAgtcaaccaaaaaaatcaaccaaTGAAACAACCAGCCAGTAAATCAATCAAGCAATCAATCAATtaaccaacaaaccaaccaatgaaAGAACCAGCCAGTAAAACGATCAATCAACCAACCAAGAAACTGATCAATTAACCAAGCAACCAACCAGGCAACCAACCAACAAATCAATCAATCAAACAACCAGTGAACCAACCAAGAAATCAACAGAACAACAAACCAAGCAATAAAGCAACTAATGAAAAAATCAATGAACCAACCTATCAATGAAACAACCAAtcaatcaaccaaccaaccaaccaactgATCAATCAACCAAGCAATGAATGAATGAATCAATTAACCAACCAATAAATCAACCAACAAACCGATCGATCAATCAACCAAGGAACCAGCAAACTGATCAATCAACCAAGCAACGAACCAACCCATCAAtcaatcaaccaaccaacccatCAATCAATCAACCAACCAATCATTCAACCAATAAATCAGCCAACAAACCAATCAACCGACTGACCAGTGGAGAAACCAACagaccaaccaaccaaccaaccaatgaATCGATCCAACAAACCAATCAATCCATCAATCAATCAACCAATGAACCAACCGACCAGCCAACAAACCAATGAACCAATGAATCAACaaaccaatcaaccaaccaaTGAACCACTGAACCAGCCAATCAATGACCAACAAACCAATCAACCACGCAATGAACCGACTGACCAGGCAACAAAACAATGATCCAATCAACCAGCCAATCAACCAACAAATCAATCAATCAGTCAAtcaatcaaccaaccaaccaaccaaccaaccaaccgTTGCAGCATTCAGAGGTCTTCCCATAAACCACATCCTCTCCAAGGAACTTCTCCTCCATCGCATCATGGCCAAGTGGAACCGGCCCGGTGCCAGCAGCCAAGGTGGGCTGTGGAACCAATCGGCATCAGGAGGGAGGGGACCAGTGGGGGTAAGTGACATGCTGGACTCTCTTCACACTTGATCAATGGGGTCATGGACAGAAGAAGCTGGTGGCAACATGGGGGAAACAAAGAGCTAGTGGCTTTGGGCTCCACCCATCCTTTGGGGACACACCCACCTGTAACGGCCCCCCAGGAAACCCCCTCTGCCCAAAATCACCTTCAAGGGTGGTTCTCCAGCGGCCACAGGAGGAGGCTGGTGGCTTCTCCAAGCCATGAGCAATGTGGGTGGTCCTTCTGTACATCCCAAGGGACAGGAGATGCTCAGGATTTAACCTTGACCTCTGCAGAGcatccagctgggaaggagccagAGGACCCCTGTGGACCAGTGTCCTCTTCCTACTGGAACCAGCACAGCTTGTGGATGTCACCCCAGGAGGTGGAGGGACACCCCAACAGCTGGTGACCAACATGGAGGAAGCAAACAAGGATAATTGGGATGGACAATTCCATGGTCCTGCAGCCAGCCAAAGTGGCTTCATCATTTCTTCTGCAACATCCAGGCCAGCATCACCTGGGTTCAGTGGCCCTGGGGATGTGACCCATGGCAGGGAAGGACGTTCCACACCATCCAGAGGTGACACCGCTGTCCCCAACATGTGTGGAGGAACCACAATGGTGGCCCCCAGGAGGGTCCGTGGGCGACTCCAGTGCTGCCACGGACTCAGGGTTGGGCTTTCGAtgaggaacagaagaaaagcagaaggtgGAAAGATCCAGGAGGTGGAAAATCCAGGAGGGGACAAGGAAGCCACCCAAAGaacccccagagctgctggcaggtgaCTTGAGCTTCTACTTCTTCAAACAAGTTTCTTGTCTCTTCAACAACTCGTCCTGTGCCAATGTCGAGATCTCTTTCCATTGACATCGCTCCGCTCCCATCTTGACCGCGGTGACAATGGCAGGGACACAGGATGGGGACACAGGAGCTTCCCCCCTCGAGggacccagccctgctgtccctgcagatgTCACATCACCCTAGAGGTCCTTCTGTGTCCTCCAACCTGCTGGTCAGCTGGAGGCCCATGGGGTTTCCTGGGTGGAAGGAGATGCAGGAGATGCTTGAAGGTGTCGCTTGACAGCTGTTGGGGATGTGGCTCTTCCAAAAACTGGTCCATGGGCTGGACCAGAGCCATGTTGTACACCAAGAACAcccagagagaaggaaaggaccACGTTGGATAGGGACATCAACCTTCTCCAGCCAAGGACAGATGGTCAGGCCAGGGAGTGACACTGGAAGCGAAATGTGATGGATcccctgctgccagagccaaCAGGAAATTAACTTCAGCCCTAATTAACCCTAATTAGCACCTAAATGAACTTGGGGGATGCCCTGGCCTACAAGAAGGGGATAAACTATCGGGCGTTAATGGAAAATGGCTGTGACCTCCTGCCTGTCCCATGGGGTGACCATTGTCACCTCAGGAATTAGGGAATCCTCAAGGGAGAAGGTCTTGGAGCCACGTGGATGGGGCTTGGATACACCTCAATGGGGGACACTCCATTGGTGGCAACCACAGCCATGACcatggaagggtttgggttggaagggaccttcaagatcatcccattccaacggccagggacaccttccactgtcccaggttgctccaaaccccgtccaacctgaccttggacacttcagggatggggcagccgcagcttctctgggaaactgGTGCCAGTGTCCCACCACTGTGGTGTCCCTGAGCTCGAGGACAACAGATGGGGCCACCCAGACAGAAAACTCTGGGAAGTGGAGAAGATTCCCACCACATCCCAAGCTCCATGCAGAAGGTGTAGGATCACTAACGATGGCTGCTTTCCCTCCTGGCCAATGTGAGCATCCAAAGGGGACCTGGAGCTCTCCAGTTTTGGGTTTGGACCTCCTCGTGCAGCACCAAGTCTTTGGGGACAACGGCACCTTGGGAATTTTCTTCCGCTGCCTTTGGATGTGACACTCCACGGGTTTCCTTCCACGTTCCCATGGgcaaaaaaggcattttccagATGATTTGCTGTTTCCCAGGTCCATGTCCAGGGGTCTTGCTGATGCCAAGTTCCATCTTCCAGGCAGTTTTCCAGGTGGGATTTATCCCCACACGTGGCATCATCACCCGTTTCTTTAAAAGCCCTGATagcctttccctgcttttctcagccttttccagcctttccctggcGGGGAACGGACTGATGGAGGATGTCCAGAAGCTGATGGAGGACATCCAAAAAACCAGGGAAACATCTGATGGGCTGGAATCTAGGCACATGGGATGCACCAGCTCCAGCAATTCCAGGTCAAAGCCCCAGGGGCTCCTCTGGAATGGGAGTTTGGGGCAGGAGGGatctccaggaatggggcagctCAGTTCCAGGGAGGCAACAGGCAGCTCACAACCCTGGGAAGAAAATCCTGGAAAACTGGTGGCTCTTTCATCTCAAGGTTTTGAGGGACCACCTTGCTAAGGACCAACTTCTTTGAGGCACCACCTTGCCAAGGACCAACTTCTTTGAGGGATCAACCAGGGATGGGCACTCAGGAATCCCCTGGGAACTGGGTGGATCCAGGATCTGCCCCCCACCAAGGCAGAAGaagccacagcacagagctgaggctgcCATGGCACCGAGGTGCCCATGCCCAATCCTGGTGCGGGATCGGCCCGGGGACCATCCCGCTGGATCTAcactggaggaggagaagctttAACCAGAATTGACCTCACGGGCCACAGGGgaaacccccaaacccaagaATATTCCCAAGGGCATTACCTGAGATGGATGCAGGTAGGGCTCGGGGGAGGCCAGGTTGGTCTGGACGGAGACGCTCTTCTCCAGCAGGATCTGGGGGAAGCCCAGCTTCTCGAAGGTGTTCCTCTTCCAGTGCTTGTTCTCCTGCTGCGCCAACGCCTCGTCCTCGCTGAAGGCTCGCACCACCGGGCCTGGCATGGGCAGCGGGAGGGCGCCGTCGCTCTCGTAGCCCGAACCGTCCTTTTGGGAATCCCAACTGCTCCGTTGCTTCATGTGGTAGTGGGCCTGCTGTGCTTCCCAAGCCAGGCGCGCCTGCGCCAGGAAAGGCTCCGGGAAGCCCCGCGCCGCCTCCGCCTCCACCGCCTTGCTCTCCGTCCGGTTCATTGGGGACCTGTTGGGTCCTGGCGTGGCTCGTTCCTCACCCAGCTCGCCCAACACCTCCCGGTCCCCAGAGCCGTCCGTGGAGGAGGCGTTGGGGTCGTGGGTCACCGAAGGCTTCCggcttttcctcttcctggtAGAGGGCGAGTAACCGGTGGAGGACAAGGTGTCCTGCTGGCTGGACCACGACATGGAGTCCTCGCCCTGGGCCACCTGGGCCCCTGTCGGGCCGGGACAGAAGTCGGGTCCCTCCATGCTGCTGTAGTCGCCCGATTTGATCTCCAGGCGTTGATCCCGCaccaggcaggggctgtgctgcagcgAGTAGGAGCCGCCGATGGGATTGGGGGAATATTTGTGCCTCAAGCCCGTCTTCATTTTAGGGCTGGAACCCGACTGCTCCACGTAGACCAATTGCCTGACGTATTCCTTGCCGGCGGGGCTGTATTCCAGGCTCATGAAGCGGTCGGGACACTTCTGCTTGGTGAGCACCAACTGCTGGTACGGCGAGTTGGAGCCTTGCTTGGGTGACTGAAGGAAAGGGTGAGGCTTTCGGATGGGCGATTTCTGCGGAGATCCGGCTTTGTAGCTCCCGCTGGCTTCGTACTGCATGTCCACGGGGGGCTCGTCATAGATGGGAGCCTGGTATTCCATGGGGGGCTCCTCGTAGAGCGGGGGCTCGTAGGCGTAGCGGGGCGACGAGGGCTGGGATTCGCTGGAATGTTTGCGGTGCTGCGCTTGGAGCGGCGAACAGAAGGAATCGCCCCGGCCCAGCAGCGGTGAGCAGCTGCCCACGTGCTCAGCCCTCTTCAGGAAGGGCGACTGCTTCCTCTCCGGGAAAAACACGGAGTTGTCGGCGTCGGAGGAGAAGGTTTGGAGGTTGGGCGACTGTTGGCCGCCCGAGGGTCGGCGGGAGCGGGAGCCCGGTTGGTTTTCGGGGGCGTAGCCGTTGCCTTGGTGGAGGAGGAAGCTGGGCTCCCGATCCGTCACCTTGATCAGCATCCGCTCCTTGGTGCCGGCGTTCCATCGGAGGGATGAGGTCCTGCAGGGAGAAACATCACAGGGGGGAGGTCAGAATTCCATCCCCGGAATGGTTTGGCTGGTCCCAAACCTCCCAAACCACTGTGGAGCCTGGAGGATGGAGATTCCCAAGCACCCCAAGAGTGGAGAGATGGAGATGTGAGGAATTGGATGGGATTGGATATTGGACTaggagtgacaggacacagggaatggcttcccactgccaggggGCAGGATTGGATGGGATAATGGGAAGGAATTCTcagctgtgagggtggtgaggggctggactggaattcccagagaagctgtggctgccccatccctggaagtgtccgaggccaggctggacagggcttggagcaacctgggatggtggaagttgtccctgcccatgggattggatactgggaagaaattctcccacgaggaattcttccctggcaCAGTGGATTTTCATCTGCTCTCTCCCTGTTCCAAGTCCTTGGGAAAGGCCATCGGGGCAGGGGACACTCAGGAGGAAGAGCAAAGATGGATTTTTCGGAGCTGCCCGGCTCACAGGAGGGATCTGAGCTGGAATTGGCTGTTCccaaggcacagggagaggcacATCCTGTCACCAATCCCACGCTGGAACAGAAGATGCCGGAGGCACCGTCTGCTCTCCCGGTTCATCCCTCTCCAACTCTCATTTATTCCCAGCCATTTGTCCCTTCTGTCCTCCAGGAAAAGGTGGAACGAGTTCAATCACTGAGTTTGGAGGGAAAAATTCCCACAAAAAGCCTCAGGACTGTGCTCCTTGTTTATCCGTGACTTTGTCCTTGCTCTAAGGGGTTTGGGAATAatttattccttcctttttcacctTTAGAAGCTCCTGTGGAGCTCCTGGGGACTTGAGCCTCCTGCGAAGTTCCTGCTGTCGAAGACCTGGATGAGTTTGGATTCCTCCACCCCAGTTTGATGAATCTCAACCCCTCATGGAGCCCTTCCAGACCCTCAAAATTCCCTCCACAACCACAAAATCATGGattcatggaatggtttgggttggaaggggctttaaacctcatccagttccacccctctGCCACGGGCTGGGACAttttccactatcccaggttgctccaagccccttccaaccttgctcagctcctgaaaaatctgcttttcctgcccaAATTATGCACAAGGACCTTGGATCATTCCCTGTTTCTTCTGGAAGACCTGGATGTCTTTAATCCTCATTAATAACCTGACTTTTATACACACATCCCAAAAATTGTGAGGAAAGACAACAGAAGAGCCACAGAGGATTCCCAGCAGATCCAGGCAGCACATCCCACCCAGAGCCGCTCGTGCCGGGAATTCTGCCTTTGGATTTCTTCACCATCTGCAAACAACGTTCCCGACCCTTGGGAGATGGTCTTGGAAGCCATGGAGAGATGGATCACATCCTCCGCATGGATCCAAGCTCTGCTCCCGAGCCACATCCTCGTTAACCCTCTGCTTCTTGAttctccttttcccactttttttatTGCCTGCGGACAAGGAATTCAAGCTTTATCTGTGTCCAAGGGGGAAAAGCTTTgcacatccagctctgggatccaagagcagaaggatgtggagctgctggagtgagtccagaagAGGACGTGGAGATGCTCTGAGGTTtggagagaggctgggagagctgggaatgtccagcctggagaagggaaggatccagggagacctcagagcctcttccagtgcctaaaggggctccaggagagctggagagggattttggacaagggatggagggacaggacccagggaatggcttcccactgccagagggcagggatggatgggattttgggaaggaattcctccctgtgagggtggtgaggtggaggaatggaattcccagagaatctgtggctgctccatccttggaagtgtccaaatCCGgattggagcaacctgggatagtggaagatgtccctgctcatggaaaggggttggaatgagatgatctgGAAGTGCCCTGCAGAAATCCACGTTTTCACTCTTTCCCCACCCCCACCCGAACACGAATCCCTCCTAAATCCAGGTGTTTTAACTCAAACCAGGTGAAACCACCGCTTAATTCCCAGCTTTGCAGCTGGCATTAATATTCCAGCCTGCAGCATCTGGCAGCAGTGGATCCGAATAAAAATCCTCAACGGAGCAGCGGCGTTGCTGTCAAATCACCTCGTCAGGGCCGAGCTTTCAATCCAAATATTAAATAACGGGAAGCAATATTTCTGAAAGCTCCATCGTGCTGCCCTGGATTATGGctaaaccccacaaaaaaaaacctctgccatggaataaatggaattttctgCCTGCAAAAGGAATCCCAAAAAAGCCCTTTTT
It encodes the following:
- the ARHGAP39 gene encoding rho GTPase-activating protein 39 isoform X2, producing MADEGMMGSLRGRRLEWVEIIEPRTRERMYANLITGECVWDPPAGVRIKRTNENQWWELFDPNTSRFYYYNATTQRTVWHRPQNCDIIPLAKLQTLKQNTESPRASTENSPGRSSNVSREGSTSSSLEQELEGNEKVQEQRSSRQSSQYSVVKEETESSSPSGVFEKEYDIYRDYSTEGQLLHYRTSSLRWNAGTKERMLIKVTDREPSFLLHQGNGYAPENQPGSRSRRPSGGQQSPNLQTFSSDADNSVFFPERKQSPFLKRAEHVGSCSPLLGRGDSFCSPLQAQHRKHSSESQPSSPRYAYEPPLYEEPPMEYQAPIYDEPPVDMQYEASGSYKAGSPQKSPIRKPHPFLQSPKQGSNSPYQQLVLTKQKCPDRFMSLEYSPAGKEYVRQLVYVEQSGSSPKMKTGLRHKYSPNPIGGSYSLQHSPCLVRDQRLEIKSGDYSSMEGPDFCPGPTGAQVAQGEDSMSWSSQQDTLSSTGYSPSTRKRKSRKPSVTHDPNASSTDGSGDREVLGELGEERATPGPNRSPMNRTESKAVEAEAARGFPEPFLAQARLAWEAQQAHYHMKQRSSWDSQKDGSGYESDGALPLPMPGPVVRAFSEDEALAQQENKHWKRNTFEKLGFPQILLEKSVSVQTNLASPEPYLHPSQSEDLGACAQFESSRQTRNMMPSASCVFPTFNLRKPSSETDIENWASKHFNKHTQGLFRRKVSIANMLAWSSESIKKPMIMTNDRNVKKEACEIFKLIQMYMGDRRAKTDQLNVALEIATKGWSMQGLRDELYIQLCRQTTENFRYESLARGWELMAICLAFFPPTPKFHSYLEGYIYRHMDPVNDTKVSRHLRHLLERTNKKKPKLRKKPKPQIEEHQGVAISTYAKYCYNKLQKAALTGAKKGLKKPNIEEIRHAKNAVFNPSMFGSSLQDIITMQKERYPDRQLPWVQTRLSEEVLALNGDQTEGIFRVPGDIDEVNALKLQVDQWKIPTGLEDPHVPASLLKLWYRELEEPLIPHDFYEQCITHYENPEAAIAVVHSLPRINKMVLCYLIRFLQVGPGASGVPLGDLLAWFILLRWFWVLQGHHKVIPISSKNQEVHTVPPLISHQSHHFHLLPTP
- the ARHGAP39 gene encoding rho GTPase-activating protein 39 isoform X1, which gives rise to MLPVLVVWAAAPGCRVVVQKKFISRLEWVEIIEPRTRERMYANLITGECVWDPPAGVRIKRTNENQWWELFDPNTSRFYYYNATTQRTVWHRPQNCDIIPLAKLQTLKQNTESPRASTENSPGRSSNVSREGSTSSSLEQELEGNEKVQEQRSSRQSSQYSVVKEETESSSPSGVFEKEYDIYRDYSTEGQLLHYRTSSLRWNAGTKERMLIKVTDREPSFLLHQGNGYAPENQPGSRSRRPSGGQQSPNLQTFSSDADNSVFFPERKQSPFLKRAEHVGSCSPLLGRGDSFCSPLQAQHRKHSSESQPSSPRYAYEPPLYEEPPMEYQAPIYDEPPVDMQYEASGSYKAGSPQKSPIRKPHPFLQSPKQGSNSPYQQLVLTKQKCPDRFMSLEYSPAGKEYVRQLVYVEQSGSSPKMKTGLRHKYSPNPIGGSYSLQHSPCLVRDQRLEIKSGDYSSMEGPDFCPGPTGAQVAQGEDSMSWSSQQDTLSSTGYSPSTRKRKSRKPSVTHDPNASSTDGSGDREVLGELGEERATPGPNRSPMNRTESKAVEAEAARGFPEPFLAQARLAWEAQQAHYHMKQRSSWDSQKDGSGYESDGALPLPMPGPVVRAFSEDEALAQQENKHWKRNTFEKLGFPQILLEKSVSVQTNLASPEPYLHPSQSEDLGACAQFESSRQTRNMMPSASCVFPTFNLRKPSSETDIENWASKHFNKHTQGLFRRKVSIANMLAWSSESIKKPMIMTNDRNVKKEACEIFKLIQMYMGDRRAKTDQLNVALEIATKGWSMQGLRDELYIQLCRQTTENFRYESLARGWELMAICLAFFPPTPKFHSYLEGYIYRHMDPVNDTKVSRHLRHLLERTNKKKPKLRKKPKPQIEEHQGVAISTYAKYCYNKLQKAALTGAKKGLKKPNIEEIRHAKNAVFNPSMFGSSLQDIITMQKERYPDRQLPWVQTRLSEEVLALNGDQTEGIFRVPGDIDEVNALKLQVDQWKIPTGLEDPHVPASLLKLWYRELEEPLIPHDFYEQCITHYENPEAAIAVVHSLPRINKMVLCYLIRFLQVGPGASGVPLGDLLAWFILLRWFWVLQGHHKVIPISSKNQEVHTVPPLISHQSHHFHLLPTP
- the ARHGAP39 gene encoding rho GTPase-activating protein 39 isoform X3, producing MNGKSKRLEWVEIIEPRTRERMYANLITGECVWDPPAGVRIKRTNENQWWELFDPNTSRFYYYNATTQRTVWHRPQNCDIIPLAKLQTLKQNTESPRASTENSPGRSSNVSREGSTSSSLEQELEGNEKVQEQRSSRQSSQYSVVKEETESSSPSGVFEKEYDIYRDYSTEGQLLHYRTSSLRWNAGTKERMLIKVTDREPSFLLHQGNGYAPENQPGSRSRRPSGGQQSPNLQTFSSDADNSVFFPERKQSPFLKRAEHVGSCSPLLGRGDSFCSPLQAQHRKHSSESQPSSPRYAYEPPLYEEPPMEYQAPIYDEPPVDMQYEASGSYKAGSPQKSPIRKPHPFLQSPKQGSNSPYQQLVLTKQKCPDRFMSLEYSPAGKEYVRQLVYVEQSGSSPKMKTGLRHKYSPNPIGGSYSLQHSPCLVRDQRLEIKSGDYSSMEGPDFCPGPTGAQVAQGEDSMSWSSQQDTLSSTGYSPSTRKRKSRKPSVTHDPNASSTDGSGDREVLGELGEERATPGPNRSPMNRTESKAVEAEAARGFPEPFLAQARLAWEAQQAHYHMKQRSSWDSQKDGSGYESDGALPLPMPGPVVRAFSEDEALAQQENKHWKRNTFEKLGFPQILLEKSVSVQTNLASPEPYLHPSQSEDLGACAQFESSRQTRNMMPSASCVFPTFNLRKPSSETDIENWASKHFNKHTQGLFRRKVSIANMLAWSSESIKKPMIMTNDRNVKKEACEIFKLIQMYMGDRRAKTDQLNVALEIATKGWSMQGLRDELYIQLCRQTTENFRYESLARGWELMAICLAFFPPTPKFHSYLEGYIYRHMDPVNDTKVSRHLRHLLERTNKKKPKLRKKPKPQIEEHQGVAISTYAKYCYNKLQKAALTGAKKGLKKPNIEEIRHAKNAVFNPSMFGSSLQDIITMQKERYPDRQLPWVQTRLSEEVLALNGDQTEGIFRVPGDIDEVNALKLQVDQWKIPTGLEDPHVPASLLKLWYRELEEPLIPHDFYEQCITHYENPEAAIAVVHSLPRINKMVLCYLIRFLQVGPGASGVPLGDLLAWFILLRWFWVLQGHHKVIPISSKNQEVHTVPPLISHQSHHFHLLPTP